In Leeia aquatica, a single window of DNA contains:
- a CDS encoding MraY family glycosyltransferase, with amino-acid sequence MQILILAFLVSLLCTLGIIRYAHLHEHLTADHDLDGVQKFHDAPVPRVGGLSLALGLLAAGALVWLQKRSGSFVLVLLVAAPAFAGGLVEDLTKRVGPLARLLLTMLAAGCGFYALGAGLARLDIGWLDAVLRWWPLSLVVTLVAVAGVANAVNIIDGYNGLAGVVTLVMFCALAYVARQVGDDQIWNICLALVGALLGFLVWNYPRGHIFLGDGGAYLLGFLLAELSVLLVVRHPQVSAWFPLLLVIYPIVETLFSIYRRVVLRGRSPGMPDAAHLHQLVYKRLVRWVLNRSHPDFRLTRNAMTSPYLWMLSSLGVIPAVLFWQHTRVLQAFAVLFIVSYVWLYRSIVRFRSPRWLRRRSS; translated from the coding sequence ATGCAAATCCTGATTCTGGCTTTTTTGGTTTCCCTGCTGTGTACCTTGGGCATCATTCGTTACGCGCATCTGCATGAGCATTTGACGGCGGATCATGACCTGGACGGGGTACAGAAATTCCATGATGCGCCGGTGCCACGGGTCGGGGGGCTCTCTCTGGCCTTGGGCTTGCTGGCCGCGGGTGCCTTGGTCTGGCTGCAGAAGCGCAGCGGCAGCTTTGTCCTGGTGCTATTGGTGGCAGCTCCCGCTTTTGCGGGTGGCCTGGTGGAAGACCTGACCAAGCGGGTGGGCCCGCTGGCGCGTTTGCTGCTGACCATGCTGGCCGCTGGGTGTGGTTTCTATGCGCTGGGGGCGGGGCTCGCACGGCTCGATATTGGCTGGCTGGATGCAGTGCTGCGCTGGTGGCCGTTGTCGCTCGTGGTAACGCTGGTGGCGGTCGCCGGGGTGGCCAACGCGGTGAACATCATCGATGGTTACAACGGGCTGGCCGGAGTCGTTACACTGGTCATGTTCTGTGCGCTGGCCTATGTGGCACGGCAGGTGGGCGACGACCAAATCTGGAATATCTGTCTGGCGCTGGTGGGAGCATTGCTCGGCTTTCTGGTGTGGAACTACCCGCGTGGGCATATCTTTCTGGGGGACGGTGGTGCCTACCTGCTGGGCTTCTTATTGGCTGAGCTCTCTGTCTTGCTGGTGGTGCGTCACCCGCAAGTATCCGCCTGGTTTCCGCTGCTGCTGGTCATCTACCCGATTGTGGAAACCCTGTTCTCGATCTATCGTCGGGTGGTGTTGCGTGGTCGTTCGCCGGGCATGCCGGACGCTGCGCATTTGCATCAGCTGGTGTACAAAAGACTGGTGCGCTGGGTGTTGAACCGTTCGCATCCAGATTTTCGCCTGACCCGCAATGCCATGACGTCGCCCTACTTGTGGATGCTGTCCAGTCTGGGGGTGATCCCGGCGGTCTTGTTCTGGCAGCACACGCGGGTGCTGCAGGCCTTTGCGGTGCTGTTTATCGTCAGCTATGTCTGGCTGTATCGCAGCATTGTCCGCTTCCGCTCGCCACGCTGGCTGCGTCGGCGTTCTTCGTAA
- a CDS encoding nucleotide sugar dehydrogenase — MMQKQRKVSVIGLGYVGLPVAVAFGRTAPTIGFDINRERLEELRRGHDRTGEVAAEDLQGLQLHYTDQTEELAQADFHIVAVPTPVDDAHQPDLTPMLKASETVGKALKPGDIVVYESTVYPGVTEDECVPVLERVSGLKCGVDFTVGYSPERINPGDKEHTFTKICKVVSGQDAATLDIVADVYGSVVTAGVYRAASIKVAEAAKVIENTQRDLNIALMNELAMIFQQMGIDTQDVLDAASTKWNFLRFKPGLVGGHCIGVDPYYLTHKAERMGYIPQVILSGRRINDGMGRFVAQQTIKQMIHAGHAIKGSKVTVLGLTFKENCPDLRNSRVIDVIRELEEFGVAVQVHDPLADAEEALHEYGVHLCALDALQPAAAVVLAVSHQDYLAWSPAQLKQLTTGQPVVVDVKSVLDRAALQVAGFVVWRL; from the coding sequence ATGATGCAGAAACAACGCAAGGTATCGGTAATCGGCCTCGGTTACGTGGGTCTGCCCGTGGCGGTGGCGTTTGGCCGTACGGCGCCGACCATCGGTTTCGACATCAACCGTGAACGCCTGGAGGAGTTGCGTCGCGGTCATGACCGCACCGGAGAGGTGGCCGCGGAGGATCTGCAGGGCTTGCAGTTGCATTATACTGATCAGACCGAAGAGCTGGCGCAGGCTGACTTTCATATTGTGGCCGTGCCGACGCCGGTGGATGATGCGCACCAACCGGATTTGACGCCGATGCTGAAGGCGTCGGAAACCGTTGGCAAGGCCTTGAAGCCGGGTGATATCGTGGTGTATGAGTCCACGGTCTACCCCGGTGTCACCGAAGATGAGTGTGTGCCGGTGCTGGAGCGGGTGTCTGGCCTCAAGTGCGGGGTGGATTTTACCGTAGGTTACAGCCCGGAGCGGATCAATCCCGGTGACAAGGAACATACCTTTACCAAAATTTGCAAGGTGGTCTCCGGGCAGGATGCGGCGACGCTGGACATTGTGGCCGATGTGTATGGCTCGGTGGTGACGGCTGGCGTGTATCGTGCTGCCTCCATCAAGGTGGCCGAAGCCGCCAAAGTGATCGAGAACACCCAGCGTGACCTGAATATCGCGCTGATGAACGAACTGGCGATGATCTTCCAGCAAATGGGTATCGACACCCAGGACGTGCTGGATGCGGCCTCGACCAAGTGGAATTTCCTGCGCTTCAAGCCGGGTCTGGTTGGCGGGCATTGCATTGGTGTTGATCCGTATTACCTGACCCACAAAGCCGAGCGCATGGGCTACATCCCGCAGGTGATCCTGTCGGGTCGTCGCATCAACGATGGCATGGGCCGCTTTGTGGCGCAGCAGACTATCAAGCAGATGATCCACGCTGGCCACGCCATCAAGGGTAGCAAGGTGACCGTGCTGGGGCTGACCTTCAAGGAAAATTGCCCTGATCTGCGCAATTCACGGGTGATTGATGTGATCCGTGAGCTGGAAGAGTTTGGTGTGGCGGTGCAAGTACATGACCCGCTGGCGGATGCCGAGGAAGCCTTGCACGAGTACGGTGTTCATCTGTGTGCGCTGGACGCACTGCAGCCTGCTGCTGCAGTGGTGCTGGCAGTGTCGCATCAGGACTATCTGGCATGGTCGCCGGCACAGCTGAAGCAGCTGACAACAGGTCAACCTGTGGTGGTGGATGTCAAGTCGGTGCTGGATCGGGCGGCCTTGCAGGTTGCCGGGTTTGTGGTCTGGCGCCTGTAA